Below is a genomic region from Gemmatimonadota bacterium.
GCGCTTCTTCGCCTCCAGCAGCGGGCGAGCAGTTTCGACTACGAGTTCGAGTCCGGGTTCCGGATCCAGTTCGGTTCGATCTACAACAACGCCGTGAACAACCGGATCGGTCGCCGCTGGTAGGCGCCACATCTCCGACCGCGCTTCACTCCAGGCGGGTCCCCTGACGTCGAACCGGCCGTCCACCGAGGGGTAGGGTGAACCCGCTCGGTAGCCCAGGCGAGAGCGGATGTCCGCAGGTGCCGAGTCCGTAAGCCGCTTCCGCATCGAAATTCGGAGGGAGGACCGTTGGCCGGCCACAACAAATGGTCTAAGATCAAACGCAAGAAGGCGGTGAACGACGCCCGCCGCGGCGCTCAATTCACCAAGTTCATTCGAGAGATCACCGTAGCCGCTCGGGACGGAGGCGGCAATCCCGAGTTCAACTCCCGGCTGCGACTCGCGGTCGATACCGCCAAGACGGCGTCGATGCCCGCCGAAAACATCGAGCGCGCAATCAAGAAAGGTACCGGCGAGCTCGAAGGCGTCAGCTACGAAGAGGTCACCTACGAGGGCTACGGACCAGGCGGGGTCGCCATCTTCGTCGAGTGTCTGACCGACAACACCAACCGCGCGGTCGCTGCGGTCAGACACGCCCTGGCCAAGCACGACGGGAGTCTGGGCACGGGCGGCTCGGTCGCCTGGCAGTTCGAGCGGCGCGGACAGGTGATCGTCGACGCCGGCGCGGTCTCCGAGGACGAGCTCTTCGAGGCGGCCCTGGAAGCGGGAGCCGAAGACATCGCGAGCGAGGGCGACGAGTTCGTGGTGACCACCGAGGTGTCCGACTTCCAGGAAGTCCAAGACGGGCTCCG
It encodes:
- a CDS encoding YebC/PmpR family DNA-binding transcriptional regulator, which encodes MAGHNKWSKIKRKKAVNDARRGAQFTKFIREITVAARDGGGNPEFNSRLRLAVDTAKTASMPAENIERAIKKGTGELEGVSYEEVTYEGYGPGGVAIFVECLTDNTNRAVAAVRHALAKHDGSLGTGGSVAWQFERRGQVIVDAGAVSEDELFEAALEAGAEDIASEGDEFVVTTEVSDFQEVQDGLRDAGIPVASATLTMIPRNEQAVSGRDAERLVSLLEALEDLDDVQSVHTNADIDETELAGV